The Ursus arctos isolate Adak ecotype North America unplaced genomic scaffold, UrsArc2.0 scaffold_28, whole genome shotgun sequence genome has a window encoding:
- the RPP25 gene encoding ribonuclease P protein subunit p25, protein MAKPASPRSGQRRRMENFRKVRSEEAPVGGGAEGGGPGSSPFADLAPGAVHMRVKEGSKIRNLLAFATASMAQPATRAIVFSGCGRATTKTVTCVEILKRRLAGLHQVTRLRYRSVREVWQSLPPGPTPGRKPGEPAASLSVLKNVPSLAILLSKDALDPCQPGYQPPNSHPGPSSQPTAPTSKRSLGEPAAGEGSAKRLQPEPSAAEEDRTA, encoded by the coding sequence ATGGCGAAGCCGGCGTCCCCGCGGTCCGGGCAACGACGGCGCATGGAGAACTTCCGTAAGGTGCGCTCCGAGGAGGCgccggtggggggtggggccgaggggggCGGCCCGGGCTCCAGCCCCTTCGCGGACCTGGCGCCGGGCGCTGTGCACATGCGGGTCAAAGAGGGCAGCAAGATCCGGAACCTGCTGGCTTTCGCCACCGCCAGCATGGCGCAGCCAGCCACGCGCGCCATCGTTTTCAGCGGCTGCGGTCGGGCCACCACCAAGACCGTCACGTGCGTGGAGATCCTCAAGCGCCGCCTGGCGGGCCTGCATCAGGTCACGCGGCTGCGCTACCGGAGCGTGCGCGAGGTGTGGCAGAGCCTCCCGCCGGGGCCCACACCGGGTCGGAAGCCTGGCGAGCCGGCCGCCAGTCTCAGTGTACTTAAGAACGTGCCCAGCCTCGCGATTCTACTTTCCAAGGATGCATTGGATCCCTGCCAACCCGGGTACCAGCCCCCGAACTCCCATCCCGGACCCTCGTCCCAGCCAACTGCACCGACGTCCAAGAGGAGCCTAGGGGAACCCGCGGCTGGAGAAGGCTCTGCGAAGCGGTTACAGCCTGAGCCAAGCGCTGCGGAAGAGGACCGGACGGCCTGA